In the Clostridium sporogenes genome, one interval contains:
- the rpe gene encoding ribulose-phosphate 3-epimerase encodes MVKIAPSILSADFSKLGEDIKKLDKYGADVIHIDVMDGRFVPNISFGIPIIKSIRKLTNKPFDVHLMIEEPSKYIEDFAKAGADIISVHYEADKHIDRTINYIKSFGVKAAVALNPGTPVSCIKDLIPSLDMVLIMSVNPGFGGQKYIKYASEKVKEVKLLSEKYNKDLIIEVDGGVTKDNIKEVADFGANLLVAGSAVFKDGEIEKNINLLREAL; translated from the coding sequence ATGGTAAAAATAGCACCATCAATACTTTCAGCAGACTTTTCTAAACTAGGAGAGGATATAAAAAAATTAGACAAATATGGGGCAGATGTTATACATATAGATGTAATGGATGGTAGATTTGTTCCTAATATTTCTTTTGGAATTCCAATAATTAAGAGTATAAGAAAACTAACAAATAAACCATTTGATGTGCATCTTATGATAGAAGAACCTTCTAAATATATAGAAGATTTCGCAAAAGCAGGAGCGGATATAATATCAGTTCATTATGAGGCGGATAAACATATAGACAGAACAATAAATTACATAAAAAGTTTTGGAGTAAAGGCAGCAGTGGCTTTAAATCCAGGCACTCCTGTAAGCTGTATAAAGGATTTAATACCTTCTTTAGATATGGTGCTTATTATGTCTGTAAATCCAGGCTTTGGAGGACAAAAGTATATTAAATATGCTTCAGAAAAAGTAAAAGAAGTTAAGCTTTTAAGTGAAAAATATAATAAAGATTTAATAATAGAAGTAGATGGTGGTGTTACTAAAGATAATATAAAAGAAGTAGCAGATTTTGGCGCTAATCTTTTAGTAGCAGGCTCAGCAGTGTTTAAAGATGGAGAAATAGAAAAAAATATAAATCTATTAAGAGAGGCACTATAA
- a CDS encoding thiamine diphosphokinase → MKSIVICGGKAPSENLLQEEMKDSSYIICADSGANCLYEYDITPDFILGDMDSIDKKAFSYFKKKGVNMDKYPKEKDFTDGLLALNKAIELKSDTVAFLGCTGNRIDHVLGNLGFLDICLKNNIKGYIRDENNEVFLTDKDISLEPRKSEYFSLQAYGSNVEGVTLSNAKFPLENYTLKMGDTLTTSNEFTDKELHIQIKNGILIIIISSDTGF, encoded by the coding sequence ATGAAATCCATAGTAATATGTGGTGGAAAGGCACCTTCTGAAAACCTTTTGCAAGAAGAAATGAAAGATTCATCTTATATAATATGTGCAGATAGTGGTGCTAATTGTCTTTATGAATATGATATAACACCTGATTTTATACTAGGGGATATGGATTCCATAGATAAAAAAGCCTTTTCTTATTTTAAGAAAAAGGGAGTAAATATGGACAAATATCCAAAAGAAAAAGATTTTACAGATGGTTTGTTAGCTTTAAATAAAGCTATAGAACTTAAATCAGATACTGTAGCTTTTTTAGGATGTACAGGTAACAGAATAGATCATGTATTAGGAAATTTAGGTTTTTTGGATATATGCTTAAAAAATAATATAAAAGGTTACATAAGGGATGAAAATAATGAAGTATTTTTAACAGATAAAGACATTTCATTAGAACCTAGAAAATCAGAATATTTTTCACTGCAGGCTTATGGATCAAATGTAGAAGGAGTTACCCTTTCTAATGCAAAATTTCCATTAGAAAACTATACATTAAAAATGGGAGACACTCTAACTACATCTAATGAGTTTACAGATAAAGAATTACACATACAAATTAAAAATGGAATATTAATTATAATTATAAGTAGTGATACCGGCTTTTAA
- the pknB gene encoding Stk1 family PASTA domain-containing Ser/Thr kinase, with the protein MIGTKLGNRYELLEKVGEGGMAIVYKAKCHYLNRFVAIKILKDQFCNDKEFVEKFKREATSVASLSDNNIVNIYDVGSENNIHYIVMEYVDGKTLKELIVEKGKIESKETVRISKQIASALVCAHKNNIIHRDIKPHNILVTKEGIIKVTDFGIAKASNSATITNSSKVMGSAHYFSPEQAKGSFVDSRTDIYSLGVVMYEMLVGKVPFDGESPVSVAVKHIQNEVVSPREIDDKIPESLNSAVLKCLEKNPVKRYQTIKDLEEDLARIENNENILNGSSNISENDVTRVMDTAVINDKIKEMAQNDDYEDDDEYEDDDYEDDDEEDEIEEKKKRSSKGKTNKKLILGIAMIVLFLVVGSVSAYLAFNKAGGEKVEVPNVVGLTKEEAQKVLGEKKLKLVVAQKVKSDKKEGTIIESYPKSGEKVAENSEVRVSISSGNVVVVPNLKGMELDAAKKAIQDLKLKVGNVKYEFNDNVAAGKVISQTPDVDAELKEGEEISLVISNGPEIKYSTVPNLIGKSIDAAQNALANAGLSMGSSKAIITEDQSLDGQVASQSIGAGQSIKQGSSVSISYYKYKKPEVKPDPKPDPKPDNDNNSGDNNNSGDNDSDNGSDNGSGSGSGGGSGSGSGGGSGSGSGGGSGSGSGGGSGSGSGGGSGSGSGGGSGGSGTQSGKNK; encoded by the coding sequence ATGATAGGAACCAAATTGGGTAATAGATATGAACTTCTTGAGAAAGTTGGAGAAGGTGGAATGGCTATAGTTTACAAAGCTAAATGCCATTATCTAAATAGGTTTGTTGCAATAAAAATATTAAAGGATCAATTTTGCAATGATAAAGAATTTGTAGAAAAATTTAAAAGGGAAGCAACCTCAGTAGCAAGTTTATCAGATAATAATATAGTAAATATTTATGATGTAGGTTCAGAAAATAATATACATTATATAGTTATGGAATATGTAGATGGTAAAACTTTAAAAGAACTGATAGTAGAGAAAGGAAAAATAGAATCTAAGGAAACGGTTAGAATATCAAAACAAATAGCTAGTGCTTTGGTTTGTGCTCATAAAAACAATATTATACATAGAGACATAAAGCCGCACAATATACTAGTAACAAAAGAAGGAATTATTAAAGTTACAGATTTTGGTATAGCAAAGGCTTCAAATTCAGCTACTATAACTAACTCTAGCAAAGTAATGGGTTCAGCTCACTATTTTTCACCAGAACAAGCTAAAGGAAGTTTTGTAGATTCAAGAACAGATATATATTCTTTAGGTGTAGTAATGTATGAAATGCTTGTAGGAAAAGTTCCTTTTGATGGAGAAAGTCCAGTATCTGTAGCAGTAAAGCATATACAAAACGAAGTAGTATCACCAAGAGAAATAGATGATAAAATTCCAGAAAGTTTAAATAGTGCAGTATTAAAGTGTTTAGAGAAAAATCCTGTGAAGAGATATCAAACTATAAAAGATTTAGAAGAGGATTTAGCAAGAATAGAAAATAATGAGAATATATTAAATGGATCTAGTAATATATCAGAAAATGATGTTACTAGAGTAATGGATACTGCAGTTATAAATGATAAAATAAAAGAAATGGCTCAAAATGATGATTATGAAGATGATGACGAATATGAAGATGATGATTATGAAGATGACGATGAAGAGGATGAAATAGAGGAGAAAAAGAAAAGAAGCAGTAAGGGAAAAACAAATAAAAAATTAATATTAGGAATAGCTATGATAGTTTTATTTCTAGTTGTAGGATCTGTTTCTGCATATTTAGCTTTTAATAAGGCAGGAGGCGAAAAAGTAGAAGTACCTAATGTAGTAGGACTTACTAAAGAGGAAGCTCAAAAGGTATTAGGTGAGAAAAAATTAAAATTAGTAGTAGCTCAAAAGGTTAAAAGTGATAAAAAAGAAGGAACTATAATAGAATCTTATCCAAAATCCGGTGAAAAGGTAGCGGAAAATTCCGAAGTAAGAGTTAGTATAAGTTCAGGAAATGTAGTAGTTGTACCTAATTTAAAGGGAATGGAATTAGATGCTGCTAAAAAAGCTATACAAGATCTTAAATTAAAAGTAGGAAATGTAAAATATGAATTTAATGACAATGTAGCTGCTGGAAAAGTAATAAGTCAAACTCCAGATGTAGATGCAGAATTAAAAGAAGGAGAAGAAATTAGTTTAGTTATAAGTAACGGTCCAGAAATTAAATACTCAACAGTACCAAACTTAATAGGAAAATCTATAGATGCAGCACAAAATGCTTTAGCAAATGCAGGATTATCCATGGGAAGCTCAAAGGCTATTATTACGGAGGATCAATCTTTAGATGGCCAGGTAGCATCACAAAGTATAGGTGCAGGCCAAAGTATAAAACAGGGTTCTTCTGTAAGTATATCTTATTATAAATACAAAAAACCAGAAGTAAAACCAGACCCAAAACCAGACCCAAAACCAGATAATGATAATAATTCAGGAGATAATAACAATTCAGGAGATAATGATTCAGATAATGGATCGGATAATGGATCAGGAAGTGGATCTGGTGGTGGATCAGGAAGCGGATCTGGCGGTGGATCAGGAAGTGGATCTGGTGGTGGATCAGGAAGCGGATCTGGTGGTGGATCAGGAAGCGGATCTGGTGGTGGATCAGGAAGCGGATCTGGTGGTGGATCTGGCGGTAGTGGAACTCAATCAGGAAAGAATAAATAA
- a CDS encoding DAK2 domain-containing protein, with amino-acid sequence MEHMKIKGTDFYNMVVNGSNKLEEKKEFVNSLNVFPVPDGDTGTNMSMTFRSAVKEIEGLKNEPIGELAKKVAKGALMGARGNSGVILSQIFRGISKGLEDKDEVDAREFANALLEGSKSAYKAVMRPTEGTILTIIRAAGESAIKSEKEDVTSLLKEVCEHSEVVLNKTPDMLPVLKKAKVVDAGGQGLLIILQGMLEALDKELEVEMAGENKASNISTKIEEYEEDIEFGYCTEFFVMAENVDVDKFKSQLEPLGDSMIVVAADGLVKVHIHTNDPGDILSKAIKLGPLSKIKIDNMREQHKHIIDMNGEEDKAEKEESELKKYGFISVALGEGITEIFKDLGVDEVIEGGQTMNPSTEDIVKAINKINAENVFILPNNKNIIMAATQAAELSEKNIIVIPTKTIPQGITSITMFNPEAESKENEDNMNEAIKAVTTGSITYAVRDTEMDGKIIKENDILGLVENKISEVGKDIFEVSKAVLEEMIDEDSELISIFYGKDCDEEKVEEFIEELETKYEDLDIQCYNGKQPLYYFIMSVE; translated from the coding sequence ATGGAACACATGAAAATAAAAGGTACAGATTTTTACAATATGGTAGTGAATGGGAGTAACAAATTAGAGGAAAAAAAAGAGTTCGTAAATTCTTTAAATGTTTTCCCAGTACCAGATGGTGATACAGGAACAAATATGTCTATGACCTTTAGATCTGCGGTAAAAGAAATAGAAGGTTTAAAAAACGAACCTATAGGAGAACTAGCTAAAAAAGTAGCTAAGGGAGCACTTATGGGAGCTAGAGGTAATTCAGGAGTTATATTATCTCAAATATTTAGAGGAATATCTAAGGGATTAGAAGATAAAGATGAAGTGGATGCAAGAGAGTTTGCAAATGCACTTTTAGAAGGATCAAAGTCTGCTTATAAAGCTGTAATGAGACCTACAGAGGGAACTATATTAACAATTATAAGAGCTGCAGGAGAAAGCGCTATAAAAAGCGAAAAGGAAGATGTGACTTCTTTGCTTAAAGAAGTGTGTGAACATAGTGAAGTAGTATTAAATAAGACTCCAGATATGCTTCCTGTATTAAAGAAAGCAAAAGTAGTAGATGCAGGTGGTCAAGGATTATTAATAATATTACAAGGAATGTTAGAAGCTTTAGATAAGGAATTAGAAGTGGAAATGGCCGGAGAAAATAAAGCTTCTAATATTAGTACTAAAATTGAAGAATATGAGGAAGATATAGAATTTGGATACTGTACAGAATTCTTTGTTATGGCAGAGAATGTAGATGTTGATAAATTTAAATCTCAATTAGAACCTCTAGGGGATTCTATGATAGTAGTAGCTGCAGATGGTTTAGTAAAAGTTCACATTCATACAAATGATCCAGGGGATATACTATCTAAAGCCATAAAACTTGGACCTCTTTCTAAAATAAAAATAGATAATATGAGAGAACAACATAAACATATAATAGATATGAATGGTGAAGAGGATAAAGCTGAAAAAGAGGAAAGTGAATTAAAGAAATATGGTTTTATATCTGTAGCATTAGGAGAAGGTATAACAGAAATATTTAAAGACTTAGGTGTAGATGAAGTCATAGAAGGCGGTCAAACTATGAACCCAAGTACAGAGGACATAGTTAAAGCTATAAACAAAATAAATGCAGAAAATGTATTTATTTTGCCAAATAATAAAAATATAATAATGGCAGCAACACAGGCGGCAGAGTTGTCAGAAAAAAATATAATAGTTATACCTACTAAAACTATACCACAAGGTATAACAAGCATAACAATGTTTAATCCAGAAGCGGAATCAAAAGAAAATGAAGATAATATGAATGAAGCTATAAAGGCAGTAACTACAGGATCTATAACATATGCAGTTAGAGATACAGAAATGGATGGAAAAATAATTAAAGAAAATGACATATTAGGCTTAGTAGAAAATAAAATTTCTGAAGTAGGAAAAGACATTTTTGAAGTTTCAAAAGCTGTTTTAGAAGAAATGATAGATGAAGACAGCGAACTTATAAGTATATTCTATGGAAAAGATTGTGATGAAGAAAAAGTAGAAGAGTTTATAGAAGAATTAGAAACAAAATATGAGGATTTAGATATTCAATGTTATAATGGAAAACAACCATTATACTATTTTATAATGTCTGTAGAATAA
- the spoVM gene encoding stage V sporulation protein SpoVM, with the protein MIKYIRELICVEVYYMKIVAIKLPKFLSNIIKKIKRVKK; encoded by the coding sequence TTGATAAAATATATTAGAGAATTAATTTGTGTAGAGGTGTATTATATGAAAATAGTTGCAATAAAGCTTCCCAAATTTTTATCAAATATAATAAAAAAGATAAAAAGAGTTAAAAAATAA
- a CDS encoding Stp1/IreP family PP2C-type Ser/Thr phosphatase, with the protein MLGILSDIGNVREINEDFVDYYYGERFKIYIVADGMGGHNAGEVASKLAVEETIDYIKYYEDLKDMKTLLIDAIEYANTKIYNYAKEKEKFKGMGTTITCCILDNNKNMIVANVGDSSCYILAKGGVKKITKDHSYVQQLLDEGTITKEEANTHPNKNVITRALGTDLSVKIDTFKVNLDEVCKVLLATDGLTNYVSEQEMYDILLRNEKNNEETCKQLVELSKLKGGKDNISVILFEGECEYDRNQIG; encoded by the coding sequence ATGTTGGGGATACTATCTGATATAGGTAATGTTAGAGAGATAAATGAAGACTTTGTAGATTATTATTATGGAGAGCGATTTAAAATATATATAGTAGCAGACGGAATGGGAGGCCACAATGCAGGAGAAGTGGCTAGCAAATTAGCAGTAGAAGAAACTATAGACTATATAAAATATTATGAAGACTTAAAAGATATGAAAACTTTACTTATAGACGCTATAGAATATGCCAATACAAAGATTTATAACTATGCAAAAGAAAAGGAAAAATTCAAAGGAATGGGAACTACCATAACTTGTTGTATATTAGATAATAATAAAAACATGATTGTAGCTAATGTTGGAGATAGTTCTTGTTATATATTAGCCAAGGGTGGGGTTAAGAAAATAACAAAGGATCATTCTTATGTACAACAATTATTGGATGAAGGAACAATAACAAAAGAAGAAGCAAACACTCACCCTAATAAAAATGTTATTACTAGGGCATTAGGCACAGATTTATCTGTAAAGATAGATACTTTTAAAGTAAATTTAGATGAAGTTTGCAAGGTTTTGCTTGCTACAGATGGATTAACTAATTATGTTAGTGAACAAGAAATGTATGATATATTACTAAGAAATGAAAAAAATAATGAAGAAACCTGTAAGCAATTAGTGGAACTCAGTAAGTTAAAGGGTGGTAAAGATAACATATCCGTTATTTTGTTTGAAGGAGAGTGTGAATATGATAGGAACCAAATTGGGTAA
- the rsgA gene encoding ribosome small subunit-dependent GTPase A translates to MKGTIIKGIGGFYYIKIDNSEEIIECKARGKFRHTELTPMIGDYVEISIDKNNKGAIEKIYERKSELFRPAVANVTQALVVFAFKNPDINIDLLNKFLLLCEYNNLKAIVCFNKMDLVNKEDYEDIISMIDKSGYDIIFLKAKEEENMDTIKKIIKNNVTVFCGPSGVGKSTMLNKIIGKDAMMTGDISEKLGRGKHTTRHSELIYVDEGLLVDTPGFSSLDISFMEKEDLLYCIPEFHDVIGKCKFTGCLHYKEPNCAIKKAVEEGHIHKDRYNFYIKTLEEIMNRRKKKW, encoded by the coding sequence ATGAAGGGAACTATAATAAAAGGTATAGGTGGATTTTATTATATCAAGATAGACAATAGTGAAGAAATCATAGAATGTAAGGCAAGGGGTAAGTTCAGGCATACTGAACTTACCCCTATGATTGGTGATTATGTAGAAATAAGCATAGATAAAAATAATAAAGGTGCCATAGAAAAGATATATGAAAGAAAAAGTGAATTATTTAGACCAGCTGTTGCCAATGTAACTCAAGCTTTAGTAGTGTTTGCTTTTAAAAATCCTGACATAAATATAGATCTTTTAAATAAATTTTTGCTTCTATGTGAATACAATAATTTAAAAGCTATAGTGTGTTTTAATAAAATGGATTTAGTGAATAAAGAAGACTATGAAGATATTATTTCTATGATAGATAAATCAGGCTATGATATAATATTTTTAAAGGCTAAAGAAGAGGAAAATATGGATACAATTAAAAAAATAATAAAGAATAATGTAACTGTATTTTGTGGCCCATCAGGTGTAGGTAAATCTACCATGTTAAATAAGATTATAGGTAAAGATGCTATGATGACAGGAGATATAAGTGAAAAATTAGGAAGAGGAAAACATACTACTCGCCATAGCGAACTTATATATGTAGATGAAGGACTATTAGTAGATACTCCCGGATTTTCTTCTTTAGATATAAGCTTTATGGAAAAAGAAGATTTATTGTATTGCATTCCAGAATTTCATGATGTTATAGGAAAATGCAAATTTACAGGTTGTCTTCATTATAAAGAACCTAATTGTGCAATTAAAAAGGCAGTAGAAGAAGGACATATACACAAAGATAGATATAATTTTTATATAAAAACTTTAGAAGAAATTATGAATAGGAGGAAGAAAAAATGGTAA
- the rsmD gene encoding 16S rRNA (guanine(966)-N(2))-methyltransferase RsmD has translation MRIISGSARGRKILSPQSSVTRPTLDRIKESIFNIIQNRVYGAKVLDVFAGTGSLGLEAASRGAKFSYLVDKSPETYPLLRENIKNLKFDDMCKSFNMDAYSALEEFDRKSIVFDLIFIDPPYAKEMIPPAMESIDKKELLNKEGLIVTKIDSSEEIYDGTERIKLFNHRKYGNTTVCFYKFKED, from the coding sequence ATGAGAATTATCTCTGGATCTGCCAGAGGCAGAAAAATACTATCGCCCCAAAGTAGTGTTACAAGACCAACTTTGGACAGAATAAAGGAATCTATATTTAATATAATACAAAACAGAGTATATGGAGCTAAAGTTTTAGATGTTTTTGCAGGAACAGGTAGTTTAGGATTAGAAGCAGCTAGTAGAGGGGCTAAATTTTCTTATTTAGTAGATAAAAGCCCTGAAACTTATCCTTTATTAAGGGAAAATATTAAAAATTTAAAGTTTGATGATATGTGCAAGAGCTTTAATATGGATGCTTATAGTGCTTTAGAAGAATTTGATAGGAAATCTATAGTTTTTGATTTAATATTTATAGATCCTCCATATGCAAAAGAAATGATTCCTCCAGCTATGGAGAGTATAGATAAAAAAGAACTGTTAAATAAAGAAGGGTTAATAGTTACAAAAATAGATTCTTCAGAAGAAATATATGATGGAACTGAAAGAATAAAATTATTTAACCATAGAAAATATGGAAACACTACCGTTTGTTTTTATAAATTTAAGGAGGACTAA
- the coaD gene encoding pantetheine-phosphate adenylyltransferase — protein MKTAVYPGSFDPITKGHLDIIKRSSRVVDKLIVAVLVNPEKKGLFSVEERVEIIKRVTSNYNNVEVQCFSGLLIDFMKEKKSQVIIKGLRTMSDFEYEFKMALMNNKLDPNIETVFMMTNAKYSYLSSSSVKQVAMFGGCIKDLVPDEIIPDIEKRINHKKECI, from the coding sequence ATGAAAACTGCAGTGTACCCAGGAAGTTTTGACCCTATAACTAAAGGACATTTAGATATAATCAAAAGATCTTCTAGGGTTGTTGATAAACTAATAGTAGCAGTACTTGTAAACCCAGAAAAAAAAGGTCTTTTTTCAGTAGAGGAAAGAGTAGAAATAATAAAAAGAGTTACTAGTAATTATAACAATGTAGAAGTTCAATGTTTTAGTGGGCTTTTAATAGATTTTATGAAAGAAAAGAAATCTCAGGTTATAATTAAAGGCCTTAGAACTATGTCAGATTTTGAATATGAATTTAAGATGGCTCTTATGAATAATAAATTAGATCCTAATATAGAAACAGTATTTATGATGACAAATGCAAAGTATTCTTATTTAAGCTCATCTTCAGTAAAACAGGTAGCTATGTTTGGTGGATGTATAAAAGATTTGGTACCAGATGAAATAATACCAGATATTGAAAAAAGGATAAATCATAAAAAGGAATGTATTTAG
- the recG gene encoding ATP-dependent DNA helicase RecG: MNVYSPITTLKGVGSKTKEQLEKCMIFNIMDLLLYFPRDYEFVDNYSKDKLSSKKVIIKVQVENIKRDVRTRTGKILTTIIFNDGEKAIVGSWFNQPYIKNYFKIDEEYVLQGILKEYRGKLTMSNPQILKDKYVEKVEERKIIPKYPLKGDLKNSLLIKLVDNVLKNIDIGENLPNWLIEKYKFISLDKSIKTIHKPENQKDLDEAIRRLKFQELLAYCLKISFLKEYLETATEGISFTISEEINNLIKVLPFKLTNAQSKVLEEIFKDQKIEKPMNRLLQGDVGSGKTIVALISLFNVIKNGYQGVMLAPTEILAVQHYEEALKLFKDFDLNIELLVGSVKVSSKKDIKDRLRKGEIDLIIGTHALIEDDVEFYNLGMVITDEQHRFGVMQRSKMLNKGKSVDTLVMSATPIPRSLTLSLYGDLDLSIIDELPPGRQKIDTYYVNDSYRRRVYNFALKEINNGRQVYIVCPLVEEKEELNLNSVEKLYNDLKEYYFKEVEIAILHGKMKGKEKDAIMKDFKDGKIQALISTTVIEVGVNVPNATLMVIENAERFGLAQLHQLRGRVGRDKHKSYCILIAKVKNDIIRKRMEIMKSSNDGFFVAEEDLKLRGGGEIFGFKQHGSSNLLLADVIEDIHLLRIANMESKKIISSNNEEDNKIKEEIKVKIKNNSKFICFN; this comes from the coding sequence ATGAATGTGTATAGTCCTATAACTACTTTAAAAGGTGTGGGATCTAAAACTAAAGAACAATTAGAAAAATGCATGATATTTAATATAATGGATTTACTTTTATATTTCCCACGAGATTATGAATTTGTAGACAATTATAGCAAAGATAAGTTATCAAGTAAAAAAGTAATAATTAAAGTACAAGTAGAAAATATAAAAAGAGATGTAAGAACAAGAACAGGTAAAATTTTAACTACAATTATATTTAATGATGGAGAAAAAGCTATAGTCGGCAGTTGGTTTAATCAACCCTATATTAAGAATTATTTTAAAATAGATGAAGAATATGTGCTTCAAGGAATTTTAAAAGAATATAGAGGAAAATTGACTATGAGTAATCCTCAAATATTAAAGGATAAATATGTAGAAAAAGTAGAGGAAAGAAAAATTATTCCTAAATATCCTTTGAAGGGTGATTTAAAAAATAGCTTATTAATAAAGCTTGTAGATAATGTACTAAAAAATATTGATATAGGTGAAAATTTGCCTAATTGGCTTATTGAAAAGTATAAATTTATATCCTTGGATAAATCTATAAAAACTATACATAAGCCTGAAAATCAGAAAGATTTAGACGAGGCTATAAGAAGACTAAAATTTCAAGAACTATTAGCCTATTGCTTAAAAATATCTTTTTTAAAGGAATATTTAGAAACAGCCACAGAAGGTATATCTTTTACTATTTCAGAAGAAATAAATAATCTTATAAAAGTATTGCCCTTTAAATTGACCAATGCACAAAGTAAGGTTTTAGAGGAAATATTCAAAGATCAAAAAATAGAAAAGCCAATGAACAGGCTTTTACAAGGAGATGTAGGTAGCGGCAAAACTATTGTAGCTCTAATATCCCTTTTTAATGTAATAAAAAATGGATATCAAGGAGTAATGTTAGCGCCTACAGAAATATTGGCAGTGCAACATTATGAAGAAGCTTTAAAGTTATTTAAAGATTTTGATTTGAATATAGAACTCTTGGTAGGAAGTGTAAAGGTATCTTCTAAAAAGGATATAAAAGACAGGCTTAGAAAAGGAGAAATAGACTTAATAATAGGTACTCATGCTTTAATTGAAGATGATGTGGAATTTTATAATTTAGGAATGGTTATAACAGATGAGCAACATCGATTTGGAGTTATGCAAAGAAGCAAAATGTTAAACAAGGGAAAAAGTGTTGATACTTTAGTTATGAGTGCAACTCCAATACCAAGAAGTCTTACTTTAAGTTTATATGGAGACTTAGATTTATCTATTATAGATGAGCTTCCACCTGGAAGGCAAAAGATAGATACTTACTATGTAAATGATAGTTATAGAAGAAGAGTATATAACTTTGCACTAAAAGAAATAAATAATGGGAGGCAGGTATATATAGTTTGTCCTCTAGTAGAAGAAAAGGAAGAATTAAATTTAAATTCTGTAGAAAAATTATATAATGATCTAAAAGAGTATTATTTTAAAGAGGTAGAGATTGCTATTTTACATGGGAAAATGAAAGGAAAAGAAAAAGATGCTATTATGAAAGACTTTAAGGATGGAAAAATACAAGCTCTAATATCTACTACAGTTATAGAAGTAGGAGTAAATGTACCTAATGCTACTTTAATGGTAATAGAAAATGCAGAGAGGTTTGGATTAGCTCAACTTCATCAATTAAGAGGAAGAGTAGGTAGAGATAAGCATAAGTCTTATTGTATATTAATTGCTAAAGTTAAAAATGATATCATAAGAAAAAGAATGGAAATAATGAAAAGTAGTAATGATGGCTTCTTTGTAGCCGAAGAGGATTTAAAATTAAGAGGCGGAGGAGAAATATTTGGATTTAAACAGCATGGTTCTAGCAATTTACTTTTGGCAGATGTAATAGAAGATATACATTTGCTTAGGATAGCTAATATGGAAAGTAAAAAAATAATAAGTAGTAATAATGAAGAGGATAATAAGATAAAAGAAGAAATAAAAGTTAAAATAAAAAATAACTCAAAGTTTATATGTTTTAATTAG
- a CDS encoding Asp23/Gls24 family envelope stress response protein, giving the protein MIGKLTNEYGHIDYAEDVVANIVGVSTMECYGVVGMASKNATDGLWELIKGESFNRGVKIRAVEGKLNIELYIIVEYGTKISVIANNIIQKIRYNLENYTGLKVSSITVNVQGVRV; this is encoded by the coding sequence ATGATAGGAAAGTTAACTAATGAATATGGACATATAGATTATGCTGAAGATGTAGTTGCTAATATTGTGGGTGTCTCTACAATGGAATGCTATGGTGTAGTAGGAATGGCATCTAAAAATGCAACTGATGGACTTTGGGAACTTATTAAAGGGGAAAGCTTTAATAGAGGTGTTAAGATTCGTGCTGTCGAAGGTAAGTTAAATATAGAATTATATATAATAGTGGAATATGGAACTAAAATATCTGTAATAGCTAACAATATTATACAAAAGATAAGATATAACTTAGAAAACTATACAGGACTTAAAGTTTCCAGTATTACTGTAAATGTCCAGGGCGTTAGAGTTTAG
- the rpmB gene encoding 50S ribosomal protein L28, translating to MSRKCEICGKGVVYGVQYSHSHRQSKRSFAPNIKRVKAIVNGTPKRVHVCTRCLRSGKVQRAI from the coding sequence ATGTCAAGAAAATGTGAAATATGCGGTAAAGGCGTTGTTTACGGTGTTCAATACAGCCATTCACATCGTCAATCTAAAAGATCCTTTGCTCCTAACATAAAGAGAGTTAAAGCAATAGTTAATGGAACTCCTAAAAGAGTTCATGTTTGTACTAGATGCCTACGTTCAGGAAAGGTACAACGTGCTATATAA